Proteins from a genomic interval of Amycolatopsis sp. cg13:
- a CDS encoding PGPGW domain-containing protein: MGLGKPVRRALFSVVGGVLVIVGVVLLVLPGPGLLLVLAGLLVLAAEFPALQRFVDPVRTRAMQAAEDSVSSPWRIAGSVLAGLALLAAGIVWGTVRSLPLSGWSTGTSLILSSLILFALLIWSYRRVRAKRVSGEQGGKP, from the coding sequence ATGGGATTGGGCAAGCCAGTGCGCCGGGCGCTCTTCTCGGTCGTCGGCGGAGTGCTGGTGATCGTCGGGGTCGTGCTGCTCGTGCTGCCGGGGCCGGGACTGCTGCTGGTGCTCGCCGGATTGCTGGTGCTGGCCGCGGAGTTCCCGGCGCTGCAGCGATTTGTCGACCCAGTGCGGACGCGGGCGATGCAAGCCGCCGAGGACAGTGTGTCTTCGCCGTGGCGGATCGCCGGTTCCGTGCTGGCCGGGCTCGCGCTGCTGGCCGCGGGCATCGTGTGGGGGACGGTCCGGTCGCTGCCGCTGAGCGGGTGGAGTACGGGGACTAGCCTGATTCTGTCGAGCTTGATCTTGTTCGCGTTGCTGATCTGGAGTTACCGGCGGGTGCGGGCGAAGCGAGTCTCAGGCGAGCAAGGCGGCAAGCCCTAG
- a CDS encoding GNAT family N-acetyltransferase — protein sequence MVESLPDLILRWQAGWGASRGFRPAEQARGGLHVLIEQPDRHREIVALSAEPDVLRGLADEVAAASLPSWLTVPTNRPESVEAIVREAGLKLRDEREALMTIPLRRHPSRPAPPPYTCATTVNGTVFETVLRHPDSGVAARGTMAVVGTDAIADRIATEPEHRRRGLGSVVMSALAESALACGATMGILVATADGQQLYSALGWSTRATVLIAQTPAG from the coding sequence GTGGTCGAATCACTGCCTGACCTCATCCTCCGCTGGCAGGCGGGATGGGGCGCATCCCGAGGCTTCCGCCCTGCCGAACAAGCCCGAGGCGGGCTGCATGTCCTCATCGAGCAACCGGACCGGCATCGCGAGATCGTCGCGCTGTCCGCCGAACCCGACGTCCTGCGCGGTCTCGCCGACGAGGTGGCCGCAGCTTCGCTCCCGTCCTGGCTGACGGTGCCGACCAACCGGCCCGAGTCAGTCGAGGCGATCGTGCGCGAGGCTGGCCTGAAGCTGCGCGACGAACGCGAAGCGCTCATGACCATTCCCCTGCGTCGGCACCCATCGCGCCCAGCTCCACCGCCCTACACGTGCGCGACCACCGTGAACGGAACAGTGTTCGAAACCGTGCTGCGACATCCCGATTCCGGCGTAGCAGCACGCGGAACCATGGCCGTGGTCGGCACCGACGCGATCGCGGACCGAATCGCCACCGAGCCCGAACACCGCCGCCGCGGCCTAGGCAGCGTGGTGATGAGCGCGCTCGCGGAAAGCGCCCTGGCGTGTGGCGCGACCATGGGGATTCTCGTCGCGACCGCGGATGGTCAACAGCTGTACTCAGCGCTGGGCTGGTCCACGCGCGCCACCGTCCTCATCGCCCAGACCCCGGCAGGCTGA